CCGTTGAAATTTCTTTGAATCGTATACTTACTAGGTTTGTGTTCGAGGATCCGATCTGATTTTTAGAACACCTGGGGTATTCCGGGGAAAACTCAAGTACGTCTTACTCTGTGGATCGATGCCCAACTTCCCGTTCCTATAAACTTAATATATACTTGTGGTACTTGTTCTTTAACAAAGCTGCATGGGTTTcactctcccccttttctttcaaaGGAGGAGCTACTGTGCAGTAAGCTTCTGCCTGGTTTTACAAATACCTTTGCTGAGGTCACATAATGGAAAGGTTGACCTTGTACCTGTACATTGGAAATATTTCTATGCACTGGGTTGTGTTTaacttaaaatgtgcatttcaatAGTTTTTCTTTATTCATCTGCAGGTATCAGATGTAGTTCTTCTATTCCCAGTTCCAGACCTTCTGCCAAAGATGAAGTGGATACAAGAGAAAATGAGATTGTTGCCCCTGACTTCGTTAACCGTAATCCACGTAACTTGGAACAGTTATCTCTAGCACGGAAAGAGCGAGGCTGGGGAACCACATGGCCAAAACAAGAGTATTGGAATAGGTAGGTTATAAAAATGTAAAGCATAGGAGAATTCTACAAACATCTGAAGAATATTTTGCTAAGAAACAATATTTTCTTGTTCAAGGCTTGTCTTTTGTCTCCTGATACGTTTCTTCTAATCTGCAGAGAGCAATTGTGTTACCATGTTTTCAGGCTCATGCTCAATGTTCTGAATCTCAGCCCTCTTCACAGTCATCCCTGTGAGCAGAGGATCCAAGCCTTGCTTCATGTATATGTGCTTTGTTGCAGTGTCTGAGTTTTGATTTGAAACTTGAAGTGAGAGAGGAAGGGATGGTATTGTgctgaagttggggggggggggagttccaggTATAAAGCATAAGATGCTCTACTGTAACATTGATACTATATCAGAATAATTGGTGAAGTAAAATCATgaaatgctgttttttgtgtCTTGCAATTCAGGTTACGACTTGAGCGAACACAGCATCATGTGGAGGCCTGTGTTGTGCACTGCAGTGGTCGCATTGTGGTCTCTGCCTCCACTAGAGAGTGGGGCATAAAGAAGCACCTTTATAGTACTTCAGATATCACAGCCTGTGAAAATGTGGGGCGTGTGCTAGCACAACGCTGTCTTGAAGCAGGAATCAACTTTGTGGACATTGGAGCTACAATTCCATGGGAAAAACGTGGTGAGGCGGTAAGTAGATTACTTTGAAATTTTAGGCTTCTGTTAACCTAGAAACTCCTCTTATGTTTTAAGCTCTTATAACAGCCTTGTACACAGAGCAATTAATTTCTAGCAATGGAGTGCTAAGCTGTTTAACTGATGACAAGCAATCTCCCTTAGTGTACTGTTTCACAATGTGAAACATGTCTGCATGGTGTTGCTAAATGTCACTAACACTAAAATGAGAAATTAGCATTGTTCATAAGAGAAGGGAAAGTTCTCTTGAAGGACTGGGATAATCAATGAGAAGGAAGAATATGTTTCAGAaagatcttaatttcacatactgTATATGCTAATGGGATCTAAACTGGGGTGGTTGACAATGAAGCAGATCATGGCGTCATAGGAAAtagctcaatgaaaatgtcaaCTCAGTATGTGGCAggtgtgaaaaaggcaaatttcatGCCAGTGACCCttaggaaagaaaacaaaacagcaaaatcataATGCTGTTcttcaaatctatggtgcaactgcagTTACAATACTTTGTAAGGTTCTTGTTGCtccacctcaaaaaggatattatagAGCTGCCAAAGGATAGGAAAAGGACAGCTCCCCTATGATGAAAGGttacagcttgggggggggggttgtgcggAGGGGGGAGGATAAAGAAAAGTAAAGGGATGCATGGTTATgcatggggtggagaaagcagttaGAGAGGGTCTTTTCCATTTCTCATTGTATTAGAACTTGGGGCCATTcaataaatgttggaagattcaggacagtaataataataataataattaataataataatttatttgtaccccgcccatctgtctgggtctccccagccactctgggcggcttccaccaaacattaaaatacatttaaaatatcacagtttaaaaacttccctaaacagtgaaGAGGAAGTACTGGTACTTCACACAGTGAATACTGAAACTATGGCATTTGTCACCACAGGATGTAGTAATAGCCACCGGCTTGGATGGCTTTCAGAGCAGAATGGGGAGTTAGATATATTCATAGAAGACAATTCTTTCAACAGGTATTAGCCATGATGCTctcaggggcatctggttggtgactTTGATCTATCTAGCAGGATCTGTATGTTGAATATAACAACACAAGTGATATACTAAAGGTTGTGACttaattcttttctctcttttttttaaaaaaggtccaGAGATTCCAAAATGCTATGACAGAGGGTGGTGTTGTACTGGAAGAACTGAGAAGAATTTATGAATAAGTTGAAAATTCATAAGATGCTGAGAAATAATTTAGAAAAATCTGCAATTCTGTATTTTTTTGggaaacaaacacattttcttcCAGTGTTAGAATGTTATTGAAACATATGTTAAATAAAAATCTAATGAAATGATGTTGGTGGCAATtgttggtggttttttaaaaatacatatttttattcaAACTGGGCTGCAGCTGAAACCTCTTAGAAATAATTTCAGAGCAATATATTCCTGCTGTCTTTTACAGCTTCTTGATCATTGGTCCTGATCTTTGAAACTGAAGCATGATTAGGGCACTCTTGCTGCTTTTCTACCAAAACTACCCCCCCATATACAAAGGATCAGAGAGAgattaaacaaaacagaaattaaTTAGCCTGTGGTAACAGTGAAAAAAGTTATTGTTTGCTACTACTGCATGTACAATTTCGTATTCTGCAGCTATTCTTGCCACAAAACTATTCAGCAAAATGAACAACCTGGCCAATCTGGACTGTTTCAGCACAGGAATAATAGTTCATTTCaagtagtgcaagtagataaataggtaccgctgcagtgggaaggtaaatggtgtttccgtgcgctctggcactcgtcacggtgtcccattgtgccagaagtggttaaTCATGCCACATGACGCAAAAAGTtgtgtgcggacaaacgctggcttcctcggcctgaagcgagatgagcactgtacCTTATAGTCTagtttgactagacttaactactaaatgtaaaggacccctggacggttacgttGTGAAAATCTCACAGGTGCAACTTGTCTCTACAAGTTGGGACTACAATTGGGACTACAATTTAAATATAGAATGAGGCCCTGTGACAGCAGCGGTTCAGATTTGCCCTATTCATTTGCACTGGTTTTAGTCACCCTACTGTGACAATAGCTCCTATACCACAATCAAGTAGGCCCCATGGTCACCCTTACAGCTGAAAGTCAATTGGGAGAAGTTAGGCTAGCAATAGGTTTatagctctgagtgctcactggaaggacagatcctgaagttgaggctccagtactttggccacctcatgagaagagaagactccctggaaaagaccctgatgttgggaaagatggagggcacaaggagaagaggacaacagaggatgagatggttggacagtgttctcgaagtgactggcatgagtttggccaaactgcgggaggcagtggaggataggggtgcctggcatgctctggtccatggggtcacgaagagtcggacacaaatgaacgactgaacaacaacaacaacaacaaggtttatAGTCAACCTCATTTGCATTTAAACATGCCATTTGCACTAATgataaatcagtatacaatcagcagcacgaattaatgcttaagccaagaaagaacttagcatttGAAGTTGAGAGTGTGCAAATATATCAAATCTCTGTGAAAAGaacattgtgaagaagaagactagatgttctagtttagagatgtaacatgtaaatttgtatgtatcaatatacagtaaatccaaaatttactgaagaagcccaaaattgtccgtgggcgaaacaggggacaaacgccggcaccctgtctattgtgcgtcacatcgtcaatattccctctgattggacttactttcatctattaacatctgtacatatcatctgactggatctattttcgtcaatatctacaggagcctggctaaaaacatttaaagactgaaattgtcctgttgtaccaacttgaatgagttttctgtttgtggcttctttatttgactttttgactttttgcattgctttcctgttgattggaataccaatatagaattctatacgtggaatggtttagtagatttATTTGCACTAATGAGACTTGATTTTTGAATTACCTATTAGCCTAATTTATTCTGCTCCTCAGTTTGTTAAGGTCAGAAAAATCAAACTAGAAAGGTTGATTTAACATCTAACTCTGTCATCAGGCCCATAGTCAGAATTGTTGTATTTAATTAAAGTTCACTGTTTATCTGTTATCCCAGATTCTGAACAATTGAGTCAGTTAACCAATACACCAGGCAGCCTTTCTCACGGTAAATTGGTGAGGCGTATTACCCAAACCAAAGTGTTTTGAGTCTGGAGATTAATGGTTACCGGTATTGCAATTTAATCTTTCAAAGTGAGTATTTGAAAGTTTACATGTGGTATGGTTTATTTCTGAGTACCACATACACAGGAGTTTCCTGTTTTATTGGCAATTCTGTTTACATAGGGGTAAGTCCCAATTTTTAAACAGTCCTGATTACGTTTAGGATCAGGGCTTTAATACtttcacattttatttatcaACGTTTTATATGTGACCTTTTGCACTTTAAAAGGGCCCCCCAAACCCTTCACTTTTTAATATAGTATCACTGCTGTCCATTTCCGCCAAGGATAACTCTTGTACATTTAGCCACCGTGTGACACAAATAAGTCAGATACCATTTCCAATATCAAGAGGTATGAGGGAAAGCTCCGGTTGCTTGTTTTTCCAGATGACTACGCCGGTGTTAAAAGTCATTGCAGCCCTCTTTGGGAAGAAAGTGGGTGCTCAAGCAGAAAGGGGTTTCGTGGGAAATGATGGGTGAGGTGACCCATGGATTTTTGTTGGGAGGGGCAGCTTTTTTAAGGAGATCCGTTATTAACTCTGAAGAAAcgtctccaccccattgttcagtctggacactgaggccaagctccaagggctttctggcagtttcctcactgcaagaagtgaagttacaggggactaggcagagggccttcttggtagtggcacccgccctgtaaaACGCCCTCctatcaaatgtcaaggaaataaacaactatctgacttttagaagacatctgaaggcagccctgtttagggaagttttaaatgtctgatgctttattgtatttttaatattttttggaagccgcccagagtggctggggaaacccagccagatgggcagggtatgaataaattattaataataatattcattattCTTATCATAAAAAATAGCAGGCGGGCATCAGGCTGAGGAAAGCTTATTATTTCCTGTGGGTGCCCGTTTAAAATATAGCATAGCTAATTTTCTCACTGCAGATGGCGTCTGCTAATGTGAAGTAAATTGTTGCATGGACaactataaaaaacaaaatagtcACAACACCAGCGCATTTTGCCTATATAGCCCTACTGCATGGAAATATTTGATACCAAATGTTGGAAAACAATGAAATAAGACACAATTATCTTAGCCTAAGATTATCAGGTGTtgaggagataaagaactatctgaaggcagccgtttagggaagtttttaatgtttgacgctttactatgcttttatatgtgctgtaagccgcccagggatgatgatgatgatgatgatgatgatgattgataaataaataaataaataaataaataagttgttgagCCCTTTGGAGTAAATAACGGGTAAAAACACTCTCAATGCAAGGAGCAagcctttgtggggggggggagggggaggcatctCCTAGGGGCATAGTTTCTGtggatgtggggagggggcagcccatGAGTCGACCGCCtttaaaagcagaagcaaaggCTCGCATCCGCTTAGCCTCGGCAATTCGCCTCAAGGAGGTGGGCGTGGCTTCCTCCCCGCTCTTCTTGTGGGGCGGGAACAGTCGCGATCCGCACGTGTGCCTGGAAGCGGGATGGATGTGGGAGTCGGGGAGTTTGAGGAGAAGTTGCCGAAGCTGCAGGAACTTATCCTCGGCTGCGACTTTGTCGGTGAGGgagatgcttgggggggggcggtttgtTATCCCTGCGAATGTGGGGTGGGCATCTTCCGGTGGCCCTCGGCTGGCCTTGGGCTTAGTTGATCGAGCTGCGGTaacggggaggaggagaagggaagggtCCCCTGGGGCAGATCTGCCCCAGTCCAAGCCTCGACGTACTTGCACGgaagcaaaccccactgaactcaatggaaacCCGCCCACCCTCTCCAGGATTAGTGTCTTTAAACTAATATAACGGCATTCGTTGCAAGCATAGTGGGAATTTTAGTTCTGAGGGAGAGCCAGTGGATCCCTCAGCAGAATGCTCACGACTTGTCCCATGTTAAGTCGTCCCCAGAATTGATTGGGGAAGGGGAAACCAAGGTCAGTGTTTGCAGATCTCTTCAACGCTGCCGGCTGCTTCAGAGTAGCAGGAGTGGCTGGGGTGAGCTCTCAACTGTTACTGAAGGAGAGTTGAGAGGATATGTGGCTTTAAAAACCAAATAGGGTAaagtaaaggcacccctgaccattaggtccagttgtgtccgactctggggttgcggcactcatcttgtgttactggccgagggagccggcgtacagcttccgggtcatgtggccagcatgacaaagccgcttctggcgaaccagagcagcacacgaaaacggcgtttaccttcctgaccggagcggtacctatttatctacttgcactttgacgtgctttcgaactgctaggtgggcaggagctgggaccgagcaacaggagttcaccctgttgcagggattcgaaccaccgaccttctgatcagcaagccctaggctcagtggtttaacccacagcgccacagtaCAGTATTTGTAAACAGTACAAATACTGTACTGTAAACAAGCAAGCCTGTTCCCAGATCCCAAGGGAGGTGGATTGCTCTGATCATTACGAACCTGGCAACTTTGGAGGCACCTGGCACCTCATCAGTTACTTCTCTTTCAGCTGCATGGGGTCGTCTTGTTTGGAGTgtaaaatctttttatttttcttagtaTTGAGGAGAAATTGAGTATTGAGTATAGTATTGAGTATTTAGTATTCCTCCCTGCTCTGGTCTAAATAACAGAACAAATACGCACCAATATTTATGTACGGCTTAATCAAAAaggtctcaaagcagtttacatgaaGCAAAACAGAGTACCTAATAaaatcaaacttttaaaaaaacaataagtAGATGTACTGAAATTTATCAAAATATGATTAAAtcaacagttaaaaaacaaatatacataataaaaccacACAAATGCACATAATTAAATTGCATGTCTGGATAGGATTTCCTAAACAAAACGTTTTTAGTAGGCAtcacaaacagaacaaaaatggcACCTACATAAATTAAAGGGCAGGGAATGCAGAGTAGGTTTGGCTACTTTAAAAGAGCAACCCTTATTTTAAAGAGGTCTTATGTGGTGTTTGTTAAAAGTCCCAGTTCCACATGTTGAAGAGGTTGGAGTAAGGTGATCCTCCAAGTAAACAGTTCTCAAGCTGCTGAGGGCATTATATgttaatagtaacaccttgaattggaccATGTAACAAATCAGCCAGTGTAGAGCTTTGAGGAGAGCTATAATATACTGACAAAATCACTCTTGTTGGCAATCACAATGTGGAATTTTGCTTTGACTGCAGTTTCTGAagcaagcacaagggaagccccacataaagtgcattgcagtaatccagtcttgaaagGACCAGTAGCTTCTCCACAATAGTTCAGGTATCTGATTCCAGGATTGGCAGGAGATTTtgtaccagccaaagctgataaaAGGTGCTCCTGGCTACCTGGACCTCCAGTGACAAAACTGGGTCGGGAAAAGTGAGTATTTGCAGCTGTTCATTAGTGTTGTGCCATGACTAACAATCAAGGTAAAGCTAAATTCCAAAAGTTTTATTATAATAGTTACAGTTCTGATGAAACTTCTGAAAATCTACCGAACATAGTGGACTGGTGTCTTGTGCAAAGGACTTGAGAGCATTGATGAAACCGGCAGAATATAAAGTTACAAAAAATGTTCAGTCTATTTAGTAATAGCGGGGAAGGCAAATGGTTTAGTTTGGTGCCCTTTGCTGTGTTCAATTTGTTCTTTGTATTTTGCAGGCCTTGACATGGAGTTCACAGGTTTGCATTCTACCTTTCCACCCAGTAATCAGCACAGGTAAGTTTGTCTAACCATACATATTTTCAGATGATGTGTACAGGAGTAATATAAAGGTAATATAAACACAACATGGAAGTATTTTAtgattttctcccctcccctcccagcctcTTTGATTCACCCGCTGAGCGCTATCAAAAAGCCAGACAGAGCGTCCAACAATTTACAGTGAGTCAGCTTGGTGAGTTATTTTTGAGTTGCTAAAACTCAAATGTAAATCCTGTACATGTACCTGTAGCATGAGTGAGAGATTAAGGGACATTAAGGATCTGAGTGGGTATGCTTGTGGTTGCCTTGTTTTGGGTTATAGTGGGAGATTTTAAACAGACCAGCACTGCGCTTTGAAGTCATGATAATTGGGGCTGCAAAGCACAGCATCAATTGATGTTACCATGAAGTCATTCGACTGACAGGCAGACAGCTCTGCCAAGTTTGGCCCCCCCAGGGGTGAAGAGATAATGATGTGGCCTGTTGGCCAGAAAAGTTTCCCCATCTGTTTTAGAGGAATACTCAGTTTCCTGCATTGTTTGTCCAGTGTTACCAATGCAGAGATGTCTCTTTctctaggtttttttgggggggttgtggcTCTTCTAGGAAGTAGTCAAGATGGAATTATTGGTTATCTGCTGTGCAAACATGATTCCTGGGGTAGTATGGGGGAGTGTAATATATCTATGAACAATATAGCTGTAAATCAGTCCCTCATAAATAGCCTCTCCACAAACACCTAAGGTTTCTTGCAATGTCTACCAGTATTTGGTGATAAAATTAATGCGAATTTAGCTTTCCACCTGAAAGGTTGCTATTGTGTCATTTTCAGTAATTTGTATTCTTACTAATAGGCAAATGGTTCTATCATAGTTTTAGCCAAGGAGAAGAACACACATTTGTGATCGATGTGTCACTATGTGCAGGTGCCTGTTTGTGTGTGataacattttacatttttctttcaggTTTGTCAATATTTTCCAATGAAAAATCCAACAAGTACGTATAGTGTTTTCTTGTCCATGGTTATATTTACCTGGTGATCACAGGATAAAAATGCTGCCTTTCAGCCCTTCCCTGGCAGAAATTTTGTTAAGTCATTCTGCTTTCTTTGCAGGTACGTGGCTCATTCCTAtaacttttttctccttccaatgacATTTGGCCAAATGGATTCTGAGGTCTGTTTCCAAACATCTAGCATTCAGTTCTTGTCTCACTATGGTTTTGACTACAACAAGGTATGTTTTCTGTTACAAATAGACTATGCAAAcaaaatgtggatttttttgACTGGTTTTGCCATTTAAATACTGTTACGTCTTCTACTTGCACAACAGGGTTTCAGGGTTGCCTCCTGAAATTGGGTCAGGGTTCGGTGGGTTGGAAGAcccccccccagaacagcatgtatgggaggagggaggggatcattccatctggcaactGGAGCTTTGTTGCGCTCGAGAATTTTAAAGCACttgaattttaaaattaatactGGAGTACAGCCACTTACAGGATTGGTGTGGTCAAATGAACAGAAGGTATAGTTCTGGCATCCATATTCCTTAACACAGAAACTTTCTGAGGTGTAACTTTtatcctccctcctctcccacccccaagtTTCTTAAAGATGGAATCCCATACATGAATGAAGCACAAGAGAAGAAACTTAAGCAACAACTTTTGCCCGGGAGCTGTATGGTCCACAGGTAAAACTGATCTTTCTGTGAGAGTCTGCAGAGCGTTCTGGTAAGTCCAGGTTGAAACTGACTCACAAGTTTCAAACTGCTGCCTTGCTCTTCTATCTCCAGTGGCTTTGAAAAGGACAAGCTGAAAAAAGTGATTGATGAAGTAACttgctgggtgtcatcagcagaAGCAAAAGATTCTATGGTTCTGCGCGATATATATGGTAGGGGGCCTAAGCTTAGGCACTTTTGATTTTGTGTCTCACAGCTCTTGACTAAATTTGTTCCTTGCTCCTTGCCCCACACCTTGAATTTTTGTATCTTTCCCTCTCACCCATTGGAGAAATAGAACCTTTGTTTTGTTATCACTGTACCTGTTATTTGTGAGTCTGGACATAAGGCTATGTACCATTTTTTTACTATTCTGGGTTGGTGGGGAAGCACTACTGCAaaacctggcaccttcactgatTAGAAATTTTTGGGGATgcagcttaaataaataaataaataaataaagtatactACACTTAAGAGAAAATGGATATGAAAATAAATTGGACTTGATAGTATCCCTTGCAGGGGTGGTATTCCTTTCCTCTATGCTCCTAACTCTCCTGAAAATGATATCTAGTATACAGTATACTACTCTCAACATGTTCCAGAAAAACATGGGATTCTAGGAGAACCATTGCAGGATGCAGGTGATGTGACTGCATACATTAGAGAACACCCAAAACCTTCCTTGCATACCATAGAAAACTAGCCTTGAGATGGAAGTTTAAGCAGGATTAGAACGCTGCTCTCTGGAATGCTATTTTTCAACGGGTAGGGAGGGTTTAAAACATATGTGTTGAGACTGGAATCTCACAATTCATCCTCTCCCTGCAAACTGCATTTTGAAATAGTACAGTGGTGAATTGAGAGATAAAAGCAGTCCAAATGCCTGAtcctgtgtgtgagtgtgtcttGCTGCTTGTAACAACTTAATTGGATATAGACTTGGACAGTAGTGGAATCAGTGCTGGGAACTGCttcttaaatgcaattaaaatgctGTACCATTTTTCTAATTCAGTCATCTGAGTGTTAGTGAAGTACAATAAAGCTATAtcatgctcaaaacaaaataaaaaattccttgcagtaagtagcaccttagagaccaactaagtttgttcttggtatgagctttcgtgtgcatgcacacttcttcagatactgttcaTGTTTTTGCTTCTTCTCATAGGCTTCCAGGTGTTTGAAATACAGCTGATTCTAAGACGAGCTATTCAAGATATTTGGACGATTCCTTTAGGAGGTCAAGAAGTGAGTTTCATATTGtcgtgtttaaaatgcatctgatgCATTCATGGCATCCAAGTCCTAGGAATACTGACAATTTGTCTCTACCATTGTGCAGGTTCCCATATAtagatctttg
Above is a window of Lacerta agilis isolate rLacAgi1 chromosome 3, rLacAgi1.pri, whole genome shotgun sequence DNA encoding:
- the MRPL18 gene encoding 39S ribosomal protein L18, mitochondrial, which translates into the protein MALRRWRPLQLRIVARAFPEAAQGIRCSSSIPSSRPSAKDEVDTRENEIVAPDFVNRNPRNLEQLSLARKERGWGTTWPKQEYWNRLRLERTQHHVEACVVHCSGRIVVSASTREWGIKKHLYSTSDITACENVGRVLAQRCLEAGINFVDIGATIPWEKRGEAVQRFQNAMTEGGVVLEELRRIYE